GGACTTCATTCTTCTGAAATATTGGAACCGTTCACGTATGGTAAAGGGAAGGTGGAAAGATTGAAAGTTGTAACGGGCGGTTTTGTGGATCTTGCTTTCGGAGATTCTATCAACGACTTTGCCTTGCTTGATTTTGCCGCAAAGGCGGGAATCTTTTTGGATAGAGGAAAAGGGGTTGTTCCTCCTCCTTTTACGAAGATTCAATCTGTTTCAAGTTGGAACGTTTTGCAGAAAGTTGTCGTGTAGGTTTTTCCGCTTTTTGAATTGAATGCGAATTCCTAATGAAATTCCGTTTTGTATGAATCAATTTAAGGTGTACGAATATTCGAAAAAAATTATGAATAAAAATTCTAGGTTTGAGAAAATCTTTAAAGTATGAGGGAAGAATTTCAAAGAACTCTCGTTCTGGTTTCCGTTTCTTTGGGAAATTCGGGCGATTTGACTGTAAGAGCTAAGAGATTATTAGAATATTGTGATGTACTTATCGGAGAGGAACTCAAAACGACCTCCACTCTACTTAAATCCCTTTCGATCTCCAAACAATTTCTTCTCTGCAATGAGCATACGACTCCCGAAGAAATTCGCAGTCTCGGTCAAACCGTGGTGGATTCCGGTTTGACCGTTTTGATTTCCGATGCGGGAACTCCCGGAATCGAAGATCCTGGAAGAGAACTCGTTGGGGAGGTTTTAAGAAGAGGGGGAAACGTGCGGAGCGCTCCCGGTCCGACTGCATTCGGAGCGGCTTTAAGTATTTCCGGTTTTAAGACTTCCCCATTTACTTTCTGCGGTTTTTTGTCCAGGGATTCTTCGGAACGGAAGATGGAATTAAGTCGCTATTTAAAACCGGGACATACGATCGTATTTTATGAGACACCTTACAGATATAAAGCCGTTCTTCGCGACTTAGATTCCGTTTTGGTAGGGATGGGAGAGGATAGGACGATCTTTTTCTGTTTGGATCTGACCTTGGATTCCGAATTTCAGTTTCGAGGAAAGTTAGGCGAGCTCTTAAAAATTTTGGACACTCTTCCCAAAGGAAATCCGGTTGTCGTTCTTTCTCAAAGAAAGGAACAACGGAATCAAAGATCTTTTTCAAAGGGAGATAAGAAACCTTCTTTCAAACGTTTCAAGAAATGAATGATTGCAACCTGATCGAATTTTAATATATATTTATAATATTATAAATTATAGGTATATATGTAATTTTTAAGAATGCGGTTGGTTCTTGATATTTTGAATATTTTTCGCATTTGTCTTTTTTTACTAATCCCTATAAAATAGAATACTGTTAATTTGAACACAAATCTCACGTTTAGACACTCTATTATGTAGAGATGAGTAATCTAACGTGAGTTCGGCGTAAGAAATGAGAAAGAATTTTCTAAAAGTATGGGTCCCTATTTTTAAAATTTGTTCGTAAAATCGCGATTTGTTGTAATTCCCACATTTTAAGAATAGATTTACAGCGTTCAAATTTAAACTTCCTACAAAAAAGATGAATCATGGATTTCTTACGTAGAACTCACGTTAATCTGAAGTGAATTTGGAAAAAATGGAAGAGTCCAAAGAAATTCCTTCCAAGAACTTTTGAAAGTCGGTAGGAGGGGGACAAAAAATTCTTTCTTCACGACCGTTCTCATTTTTGAAGGAAACTCCTATCGCATGTAAGAGAGAACGTTTTGCAAAAGGAACTTGCTGCTCGGCTCGGATCCAGCTTGTTTCTTTGTTAAAGAAATTTTGTTTTTGTAGATTGGAAATATTCCTATTATCGGAAGTTCCTATTGATTTCTTCGTTGTTATGGAACTCAAATCGAGTGATTTACCGTAAACGAAGTCGCCTACGATCGGAAATCCTTTTTCACTTAAGTGAAGTCGAATCTGGTGTCTTCTTCCCGTATGAAGTTTTGCAAGTAGCACCGAATAATGTTCTTTTGGATTTCTTTTTAAAGTTAAAAATTCCGTAACGGCTTTGTCTCCTCCTGAAAATACTTTACGGACTTTTTTGTTCCCGTCCTTGATATGACAGGTTTCCAGAAAATGTTCTTCCGGGATCGCTCCGGAAGAGACGCAGAGATAAATTTTCGAGGAAGATTTTAAGATCCGGTCGGCCTCTTTGTTTTTATCTGGATTCTTACAAAAAAATACGAGACCGCTCGTATCCAAATCCAATCGATTTACGGTTCTGAGGTATTCGAGGGAAAGTTGTTTTTGGAGTGTGTCGGCAAAGTTTTCGCGTTTGGAATCTTTGGTTGCGTGAACCGGTATTCCGGGAGGTTTTTCGGCAAAAAGAAAAGATTCAGTTTCGTAGAATATTCTAATGTTCGAATATATTTCAGGCATTTTTCTGTCTTAGATCCAAAAGGGAGTTTCTAAAGTTTTTTTCGTCCTTGAGAATGGAAAAGAAGAGTTTGTCCGTGGATTCCACGATATGAACCGCCTTACCCGCGAGTTCCTTTCCTTTGGGAGTAAGAAACAGGCAGTTTGCCCTCGAATCCTCGGGATCGGGTTGTCTCGTGAGAAACTTTTTGGATTCGAGATTTCTTAAAACCTTCGAGGTCATCATGACGTCCGTTTTTGCGTGTTCGGCGAGGCGGATTTGGGTCGCCTTTTGGGAGGTTTCTTCGAACCAAGCCAAACTTGCCAAAAGTACGAATTGAACGTGCGTCAAATCTAGGACCAAAAGATTTTCGCGAATCCTTTTTTGCCAAAGGTTCGTGATCTGCCAAAAAAGGAATCCTGTGCTTTCCTCAGCCTGTAATTCTGCGAATATAGATTTCGGTTTCATGGTCTTTTTCTCGGGGATTAAAGTTTCATTCTATTTTTTTATTCCCGATTGTAAAGTTGGAATGTTCCGTAAAATCCCGATTCTTGATGTTAGAATTGATTTAAGATTCTTTGAAATTTGTTCGCGTTTATCGGTTTATGATTTTTTTCTAAAAAATAATCGGAAATAAATTTATCATAAAGAAACCTCACAAAAAAGTTCGATTTCTGTTCTCCTAGTTTCGTCTAACGGAAGTGCGTCTCGAGTTGTTTCGGGAAGAATCTGTTCGCAACCCTCCTTTAGCCAGAATCTTTGTAAGCAATCAAAGGAGTCGTTTCCAAGTAAGTTAACTTGAGTTCGGTATAACAAAATGCGCGGTCGCGAGCCATTTTATCTATGAAATTCGCGAGCTGCGACGACGGACCCATAGGGAGTCGTTGCGCTCTAGTTTCTTATTCGCCCAAACTTTCAACCGCCGAATTCACGTTAAGTTAGGCGGTCTTCTGCGAGCTTTGCGAGATTTTTCATTGCGCCCGGTAATTCTTTCCTGATCTTATTTCCGATTACTCTGGAAAATAGAAAGGAAAGCGGTCCTGAGAACGTAACCCTGTGTACAAACTTAGTTCCCGAATTTGTAGGAACCAGTTCATGTCTGAATTCCAATTTGCAAAACGGTAGGTTTGTGAGATCGGAGAAAAGTTCCTTTTCTCTTACTTCCATCAAACGAAACCAAGTTTTCGGTCCCCCCTTTGGTTTGAGCATTCCCTTACTTCCGACTTTGAATTCTCCATTCAAAAAGGATTCTTCGATTTCGTGATCCCACGCTTTCCAATTGGAAACGTCTTGATAGACTTTCCAGAGTTGAGTCGGACTTGCTTTTGTGATTTCTTCGTGTTGTATGTGTTTCATTGTTTTCTCATTTTATATTATAAATATACTTATAATAATCACGATTATAATTACAAGTCTATTTTTCCAAGAAGTAGTTTTAGATTGACGAAATTCTGCTATATTAGATAAAAAGGGGGAAATGAACCCAGCCATGGAAGAATTGGAAACAGACAAAGAGTCTCCCTCTAGTGAACATATCACCGAAGTTGTCAAGGAGAATCTCAAACTGATTCGTCACACAAAAGGATTCTCTTTGGATAAATTGGCTTCTCGTTGTGGAGTGAGCCGGGCCATGCTTTCACAGATCGAGCAGGGCAAAAGTGTTCCGACAATTTCCGTTCTTTGGAAGATCGCGAACGGTCTTAATGTTCCTTTTAGTGAGCTTCTCAAGGAAAAAGGCGCAGAAGGTGTGATCGTGATGAAGGCGGAGAACACCAAGGTTTTGTTTTCCAGTTCGAAAGTTTTTTCCAGCCGCGCTCTTTTTCCGTTTAATGGAAACCGTAAAACCGAATTTTACGAACTCATTTTAAAACCGGGTGGAATCGAAGTTGCAGAACCCCATTCGTCCGGTACCACCGAAAATATTGTTGTCGTTTCCGGCAAACTTCGTCTTCGAGTCGGCGAAAAAGTTGTGGAATTGGAACCGAAGGATTCCGTTTTTTTCAGAGCGGATATTCCTCACGAATATTCCAACCCAACGGATCAGGAAACTCTTATGTACCTGGTTATGGATTATAGAGACGAAATCAGTTAAATCCGAAAAATGGTTCTTACCGTTTCTGGTCTGAAGAGGAAAATCCGCCGACAATTTCTTGTAGAATTTTTAAAAAGAATGTTAAAACATTTTCCTCCGATGATCCTTTTTTCTTTCCTTATGTTTGCTTTTTCCTGGTTTCCGTTTTTACATTCGCAAAGTCTTCAGGTTTCTAAATCCGATTCGATTTATACGGAACAGATATCCTGTCATCCGAACGATTGTATTTCCCTCAAATTGGAGGAACTTCTTTCCGAAGATGTTCGATCTAAGATCGCGGGTTTCATGTCCGAAAACGCAGGTAAGATTTTGATCGATACCTCCGATTCCCCTCGAAAGATTGATTCCGAAGATTTGGAGGATATTCGAACCGTTCTGGAAGAAATTTCGAAACGGGACGGTAAGGTTGCGATCGAAAAACTGCATATCGCGATTCGTTCGTTTCAACTTCCCGATCCTCCTTTTCTCAAAGACGTAGGTCTCGTAGGCTGGAACGTTTTTAAAAGAATTTATAGGAAAATCTATTACAGAAATACCTCAGACTATCACGCAAAGGTTTTGTATCATCCGGAAACGTTACATGTCTTTCTCGTGTATTTCGTTCATCGTAAATACGGAGATATCTGTAACACGGTTTTTGCGAACTGTAACGAGATCGAATATTTGGACGATGACACGTTTGATTTACAACTTTCCGGGGCTTTGAGGGAATCCAGGGAAAAGAAAATTCCAATTAAGGTCGCCTTTCGTCAAACCGAAGCGGTCCTTCCGGAAGCGAAGATTGATTTGGAATATCTCAAAAATGTAAATCGTTCCACTCGAATCTACAAATGGATGGCGGCGGGAAAAGAAAGAGAAGTGAAACCTGTGACCAAATCCAGATTTTTAGCGTTTCAAGCAGTTGTTACCGCGATTGATTATTCTTTAACCGTTTATGATATGATATCGGCCCTCATCTTATACAAACCCGCTGCGGAAAGAAAAATCGAAGTGAATTATATCGAGTCCGAAAAGGGAAAACGAATCGATTCGGTGATTTTTTTTCCCCCGGAAGACTGAAAGAAAGACTAAAACGTATCTCGTAAAAATACCCGGTTTGTAACGTTTCGGTGGGCTCGTTCGGAAACGGAACTAAAAATTTTTTGTATAAGTTCTACTGTCTCTATAAAATAGAATATCATTCATTTGAGCGCAAATCCCGCGTTAGACGCAGCCGCTGAGTTATGCCGATCCATAGGAAAAAGCCGTTTCACTGAGTATATTAGAGAGCAACACTTTAGTTTCTGATTCGCCTAAACTTTCAACCGCCGAACTCACGTTAGATTACGATCGTCCCTCTCGGAAAGAGAGGGACTCGGAAGCGTTTTCTTAGCGGAAGAAGATGAATGTGAGAAGCAGGAAAGTGGGAATCAATATTCCAATAGAATAAAGTATGTACCCGCCGAAACTCGGCATCTTTACTTTGTTCTCCTCTGCGACGGACTTTACCATAAAGTTAGGAGCGTTTCCGATATAAGTGAGCGCTCCCATAAACACGGCTCCGACAGAAATCGCTTTTAAAATACTTTCCGCGTGTGGATCCGCGAGAATCTGAGCCACGCTGGTCATACCTAGAGTTCCTTTCGCCAAAGATAAAAAGGTAAGATAAGTCGGCGCATTATCCAAAACTCCCGAGAAAAGGCCGGTCACCCAGAAGAACTGCCAGGTTTCGGTAACTCCTAGTTCTTTTCCATGGTGTTCCAAAAGGATAAGGGCCGGAATCATCGTGATAAAAATTCCGATGAATAAATAAGCGACTTCTTGGATCGGATGAAGAGTAAATTTGTTATGTTCTCTAACGTGGCCTTTGGTCGTAAATTTGGAAGCGAAAATCAAACCGATCAAAACTCCTTCTCTGATAAATGCGATGTACGGATTTTCATTGATCGCGGGAATGTAATTTTGATTCAAATAGGCAACCGACAAAACGACTCCGAGTAGCCAGATGAAATTTACCTGACCTTCCAGGCTGATCTTTTCTTTATGAACGTGGTCTTTTTTAAGATCTTTAACGCTTTCTTTTTTGTAAACGATCGTATCCCAAATAAAATAAAGGATCAGAAGAAGAATACTCGCAATGAGCAGTTCCGGTAAAAGTTTAAACGTCCAAGTGAATGGAACTCCGATCAGGTAGCCTAAAAACAAAGGAGGATCTCCCAGAGGAGTTAGGGAACCTCCGATGTTCGAAACCAAAAAGATAAAGAAGACAACGGTATGAACCACGTGTTTTCTTTCCGAGTTCGTTTTCAAAATCGGGCGAATCAGAAGCATGGAGGCTCCCGTGGTTCCGATAAAGGACGCGAGAAAGGTTCCGATGATCAAAAAGATCGTGTTGTTCAAAGGTGTGGCTTCGATGTCTCCTTTTAAGCGAATTCCCCCCGAAATGTAGAAGAGTACTCCTAGAAGGATGATAAACGGAACATATTCGAACACAAGAGTATGAACGATTTTACCGAACCATCCGTGTAGAACCAAGATGATAAACGAAACCGCCCCCAAAACAAGCGCGAGGATCAGTTTGTTCGTATTGCTTTCCCACCAATGGGAGGTGGTCTGCGAAACGATCGGTAAAAGTGCGATACACAAAAGTATAAGAACGAAAGGAATTACGCTCCAATACGGAAGGTCTTCTCCCTCTTCATGATTGCCGGAGGGATCTTCTTGTGTATGAGAAGGATCCTGAGTTTGGACGGTATTTTGTGAATTCCCAACCGGCTCGTCCGCTAAAAGCGCCGCCGTGGGTAGGGTGAGGATAAGGATCGCCAGAAGGACGGATGTAAGTTTTTGTTTCATTGTTCGTATCATCTGAAGAATTTTTAGACATTCTCAGGATTTGGAAGAAAGAGTTAAAGTAAAAAGACTCTCTTTCTCTTTTTTTTCGGCGGATTCTTTTTCCATTTTGCACCTTTTTGGGGATTCAAGCAGGAAGTGTATTTCACGTTCCTATGAACTTGCCTATCGGACGTTGGCCTTGAAACTTTGTAGAAGCTGTCTCAAAAATACTTTATCTTTGCTTAAAATGTCGATTCCAATCATTCTAAAATATTTTTGAGATAGCTTCTAGTATAATTCTTAAATTTTAGGACAAATCCGCCTTTAGGCGCAAAAAACTGTTTCCCGGTAATATCCCGCATTTTTGAAATTTGTGTTTAACGAAATACGAATAAAATTGTGCGAAAAGATACTTTGCGGATGTCTTATGGGAAGAGGGTTCCCGAAACGGGATTTTAAGAAGAATGGAAGCGTTATTCGCTAAAAAAGTATGTCTTACCCCGACGGAAATCGAACAGAGATTGAAGTCCGTTTCGATCCAACCTACCATGCAGAGAATTTCGATTTGTCAGTATGTTCTTTGCGAAGCCGATCATCCCACCGCCGAAGAAGTCAAAGAATGGGTTGATAGCCGTTCTTTCAAGATGAGTCTTGCAACGGTTTATAATACGCTCAATATCCTCGTTTCAGCCAGCCTTTTGAGGGAATTCAAATTTTCCTGTTTGGGAAAATCGGTCTACGATAGTAATATCGTGGACCACTATCATTTCTTCGATGTGAAAAACGGAAAATTTCACGATATAGATCCTTCTTTACTTTCACTCAGCTCCCAACTTCCCGCGGAGTTTCAGGTCAGCAAAACGGATATCTTGCTGACCGGAAATCTGATTCACTGATTTTTTTAGAGATTGATTGCTTCTCCTAAAGCCGCACCGAAGGATTCCATCACGGTTTCTGAAAGTGTGGGATGTGCGAAGATTGTGGATGCGATTTCTTTCGCGGTCAGTTCCTGAGTGATACCGAGGGCGACTGCGGGTAAAAGTTCCGTAACTCCGGGACCGATGAGATGCGCTCCTAAAATTTCTCCGGAAGATTTGTCCACGATCACTTTCGTAAAGCCCCCCGTGTCTCCCATCGCTTTGGCCCTACCGCTGGCGATAAAAGGAAATTTTCCGACGCTGATCGTGTAACCCATATCGATCGCTTTTTTTTCGGTGAATCCGACGGAAGCGACTTCGGGATGACAATACGTACAACCCGGAATCGCATCGTAATTGATCGGAAGATAGTTGAGAAGATGCGGATTTCCCGTTTGAATCGAGATCGCTTCGGCGGCCTTAATGCCTTCCATAGAAGCGACGTGTGCGAGAAGGGGAGGACCGTTACAATCTCCGATCGCGTAGATATTAGGAACGCTGGTTTTGTATTGAGTGTCCGTCTTTACGAAACCTTTTTGTAAAAAGACGCCGATCTCTTCCAAGTTCATCGAGTCCGTGTTCGGAACGAGTCCGATGGAAACCAAAATTTTCTCGGTCTCCAATATTTCGCCGCTTTCCGGAAGGTTTTTTCCTTTGAGAAGAACCTTTACTTTTCCGTTTTCAATAGAGGGGTTGGAAACTCCAACTCCGGTGAGAACTCGAATTCCTCTTTTAACGAAAGATTTTTCTAAAAATGCGGAGATTTCCTTATCTTCTACGGGAAGAATTTGATCTATCATTTCGACTAACGTGACTTTTGTTCCCATCGTGGAGTAAAAGTCCGCGAACTCGACCCCAATCGCGCCCGCGCCTACGATCAAAAGAGATTCCGGAATTTTTTCCTGAATCATCGCGGTTTTTGAGGAAAGAACCGCGGTTCCGTCAAAAGGTAAGCCGGGAAGTTCTCTGGCCCTTGCTCCGGTGGCGAGGATAAAATGTTTGGAAGTGATTTCCTCTTTGGAAGTATCTGGAAGCCAAATCGTATTCGAATCTTTGAATACTGCGCTTCCTTTTTTACGGATGATCTTGTTTTTGTTTAAAAGAAATTCCACGCCGGAAGCCATACTGTCTGCGACGTTTCTGGAACGTCGAATGATCGCGGGAAAATCGGGTTTGGCATTCGAAAGTTCAATTCCGTATTCTTTAGCGGAATATACCTTATCTAAAAGATGGGCCGATTCCAAGAGAGACTTTGTCGGAATACATCCCCAGTTCAGACAAATTCCGCCGGGTCTTTCTTTTTCGACGATACATACGTTCATTCCTAATTGAGCGCCGCGGATTGCGGCGACGTAGCCCCCCGGGCCCGCTCCGATAACAGTGAGATCGTAAGATTCTGGCATAAAAATTCTCCGGAATTATGGATAGATTCTTATCGAGGTTGGGCAAGAATTTTTTGAAATAAACTAAGAACGCATCCTAAAACCTTAAAATGTGGGAACTCCAACTTTTTTAAACGATAAGAAAATCACGCAAAAGCCTCTCAATCTCCCAAAATTCATGAGAGGAACCAAAGATTACGCTCCGCTATCTTTGGTTCATTTCGCTCTCTACGGGTCGCGAAAGATTCAACTCAATCTCGCTCCCTATGAGTCGCGAGCTATTTTATCTATGAAATTTGCGAGCTGCGACGACAACCCATAGAGAGTCGTTGCACTTTAGTTTCTTATTCGCCCAAACTTTCAACCGCCAAACTCACGTTAAATACCGTCAAAGAGACAAAATCTGTGGGAACTCCTGCAGATTTCCGAAACTAAAGTGTCTCTCTTCCATTGGCGCTCGACAGGTTTTGGGACAAGTTATAAACGTTCTTAAAGTTTTAGACAAAAAAGAGTCCGTTTTTTCGAAGAAATAGGAATTATTGTTTGAGATGCGTTAACGATAAAAACTGTATCTCTAACGATTCCATTGTTATTTTAAATTCAAATGAATATGAAACGCGAAACGGAGAATCGATTGAAAGGTGATTCTATTCAAAAAAATCCGAAAGTTACTGTGATCGTCGTTCCGATGTTTGCGATCATAGTCTTTCTTTTTTCAAGCTGCGTAACTACTCAATTCAAAATTCATTCCATTGAATTGGAACGACGAGAAGCGGAGTATCTTTATTTTCGTTTGATTTCCGATATCGATTTTTTGGACAAACGAGAATGTCAAGGTGATCACTGTTATGTTCGTTTCGAGTTTTATCCGATCGAAAAAGAAAACCCGAAACGCAGAATATTGACCCGTAGTTATCCGAGGGAATTTTCTTGGGATGAATCCGGAGTAAAGAAGCAATTTGATAAAGCTCTTCGTCAGTCCGGACCTACGTTTAGCATCTATAGATCCCACGACCGTGCAACCGAAGAGGAAAAAGAGCTGTCATTTGTTGGTTCTAGATCGGACGGAACGTTTGAATACCATCTTAAGATACCGATGATGGAAAAGCATCACATCGGACATAATAGCTGGAAAGATCCGGATTTAAACGACGAAGAAGTCGAGGAATACTACGTGTTGAAGGAAGGGTCTACTTATACATTCTGGGGAAGAGTGGTGGGACCTACGTTTTTTCCGGTCCCGCAGTTTAAGTATCGGATTTTCCCTTATTTCTTTCAGGGAATTCGATCGCAACTCTATCGCTGGGAAGTAACGATTCCAAAATAACGATAGATGGCATTTTTTACAATGAAGTTGTTGAAAAATAAATTCTTGAACCCGCTTATATTTTATGAATCGTGCGATTCAAGCGATTTTACTTTCAGGAAATGACAATTTTTCAATAAATCTATTTTAACGTGAGTTCGGTATAACAAATGCGAAAGCGATTATATGTTTCGACCTGAATGCCGATCCATAGAGAGGCATTCGCTGAGTTCAGAGAGCACACTTTAGTTTAATTCCGAAGGAATTGAAACGTAAAGCCTCTCAATTTCCCAAATTCATGAGAGGAACCAAAGATTACGCTCCGCTATCTTTGGTTCATTTCGCTCTCTACGGGTCGCGAAAGATTGAACTCAATTTCGCTCTCTACGGGTCGCGAAAGATTGAACTCAATTTCGCTCTCTACGGGTCGCGAAAGATTGAACTCAATTTCGCTCTCTACGGGTCGCGAAATAGGTCGGGAGCCAGTTTTACTATGAAATTCGCGAGCTGCGACGACGACCCATAGGGAGTCGTTGCACTTTAGTTTCTTATTCGCCCAATTTTTTCTTACGCCGAACTCACGTTATTTTATATTAGTTATCGCAAATTATCACAATTCGAATTTTTTTAACTTTGCGAAATACCAAGGAACGGGTTCACAACCATTCTTTTCATCATTTGCATATTCAACAAGTTTCTCCCAATGCTCTTCATTTTTAATCAATCCAAAATCATTGAATTCAACTTTAAATTTCTTCTTAAATTCAGCTTCCAAATCGTGACATTGAAACGAATGAAAGTTTCCCGATCTTTCAACACCGATTAAATCAAATCCTACTATTTTTCCGAGTTCGGATTCAGTCTCTTCCCGCTTGATTATTTTCCTTATACCTATTTCGCCGCATTGAGGATTATCTGAATTAAAATCTTCAATTAGTTTTTTCGATTCTGATTCAGGTAAATACACTCCAAGTAAGTGTATTTTATTAAGATGTGCGAAGAAAATATTCTTATACTCTCTTGCGGTTTCCGTGGAACTAAAAGCTTCAATATATTGTGTTTGCCCTTCGATATCTTTTAAGTCGGTCCAGTTTTGAATTTCTTTAATGGTCTGTGAATTAATCGTAAATGATTGACAAGCACTAATCATATCTTCCTTGCTGCAGGTCCAAGAACGAGCGAAATTGCACATTAAACTAGTATTTAAACATGTGCTACATGTATAAATTTCTCTGTCTATTAATGAGCCAACGTTTAACTTTTTAAATTGAATCAGGTAATAACCAAGTAAGTAATATTTCATAATTTGACTATAAGTTAGCTTAAAACATAGGAATGTGGAGGTTTCAACGAAAACTTAACAATTATAAAATCTATTCGAAAGCTCGTAAATTACCAATAATCTAAAGCCGAGTGTCATATTCTTTTATTTTAATATCTTTGGATATAGTCAAACAAAAAATATTGAGCCTCCTTTATTGTGTTGAATTCCCTTCTGTAAACCCCCTCCGCTTTCAAAGTTTTAGAGAACGATTCCGGGAACTCTGGCTTCTATGAATCGCGTTCTATGAACATTGTCATAACAGTTACCTTTTCCGCTCACACTTTGAATGAACTCATTCGTATTTAATACTTTTCTAAAGTAATTACTTGCATATTGAACTCCTCTATCGGAATGAAAAAGGGATATTCTCTCAAGAGATAGTTTTTTCAAACGCACTCAATAGGTGTTCTGTTTTCAGTTTCGAACCCAATGTCCAAACGACGACCTCTCGATTGAAAAGATCTTTGATCGCAAATAGATAAGACCATTT
The nucleotide sequence above comes from Leptospira weilii. Encoded proteins:
- the rsmI gene encoding 16S rRNA (cytidine(1402)-2'-O)-methyltransferase, yielding MREEFQRTLVLVSVSLGNSGDLTVRAKRLLEYCDVLIGEELKTTSTLLKSLSISKQFLLCNEHTTPEEIRSLGQTVVDSGLTVLISDAGTPGIEDPGRELVGEVLRRGGNVRSAPGPTAFGAALSISGFKTSPFTFCGFLSRDSSERKMELSRYLKPGHTIVFYETPYRYKAVLRDLDSVLVGMGEDRTIFFCLDLTLDSEFQFRGKLGELLKILDTLPKGNPVVVLSQRKEQRNQRSFSKGDKKPSFKRFKK
- a CDS encoding pseudouridine synthase family protein, with the translated sequence MPEIYSNIRIFYETESFLFAEKPPGIPVHATKDSKRENFADTLQKQLSLEYLRTVNRLDLDTSGLVFFCKNPDKNKEADRILKSSSKIYLCVSSGAIPEEHFLETCHIKDGNKKVRKVFSGGDKAVTEFLTLKRNPKEHYSVLLAKLHTGRRHQIRLHLSEKGFPIVGDFVYGKSLDLSSITTKKSIGTSDNRNISNLQKQNFFNKETSWIRAEQQVPFAKRSLLHAIGVSFKNENGREERIFCPPPTDFQKFLEGISLDSSIFSKFTSD
- a CDS encoding MarR family winged helix-turn-helix transcriptional regulator codes for the protein MKPKSIFAELQAEESTGFLFWQITNLWQKRIRENLLVLDLTHVQFVLLASLAWFEETSQKATQIRLAEHAKTDVMMTSKVLRNLESKKFLTRQPDPEDSRANCLFLTPKGKELAGKAVHIVESTDKLFFSILKDEKNFRNSLLDLRQKNA
- a CDS encoding SRPBCC family protein translates to MKHIQHEEITKASPTQLWKVYQDVSNWKAWDHEIEESFLNGEFKVGSKGMLKPKGGPKTWFRLMEVREKELFSDLTNLPFCKLEFRHELVPTNSGTKFVHRVTFSGPLSFLFSRVIGNKIRKELPGAMKNLAKLAEDRLT
- a CDS encoding helix-turn-helix domain-containing protein, whose protein sequence is MNPAMEELETDKESPSSEHITEVVKENLKLIRHTKGFSLDKLASRCGVSRAMLSQIEQGKSVPTISVLWKIANGLNVPFSELLKEKGAEGVIVMKAENTKVLFSSSKVFSSRALFPFNGNRKTEFYELILKPGGIEVAEPHSSGTTENIVVVSGKLRLRVGEKVVELEPKDSVFFRADIPHEYSNPTDQETLMYLVMDYRDEIS
- a CDS encoding sodium:proton antiporter is translated as MKQKLTSVLLAILILTLPTAALLADEPVGNSQNTVQTQDPSHTQEDPSGNHEEGEDLPYWSVIPFVLILLCIALLPIVSQTTSHWWESNTNKLILALVLGAVSFIILVLHGWFGKIVHTLVFEYVPFIILLGVLFYISGGIRLKGDIEATPLNNTIFLIIGTFLASFIGTTGASMLLIRPILKTNSERKHVVHTVVFFIFLVSNIGGSLTPLGDPPLFLGYLIGVPFTWTFKLLPELLIASILLLILYFIWDTIVYKKESVKDLKKDHVHKEKISLEGQVNFIWLLGVVLSVAYLNQNYIPAINENPYIAFIREGVLIGLIFASKFTTKGHVREHNKFTLHPIQEVAYLFIGIFITMIPALILLEHHGKELGVTETWQFFWVTGLFSGVLDNAPTYLTFLSLAKGTLGMTSVAQILADPHAESILKAISVGAVFMGALTYIGNAPNFMVKSVAEENKVKMPSFGGYILYSIGILIPTFLLLTFIFFR
- the perRB gene encoding peroxide-responsive transcriptional repressor PerRB, with the protein product MEALFAKKVCLTPTEIEQRLKSVSIQPTMQRISICQYVLCEADHPTAEEVKEWVDSRSFKMSLATVYNTLNILVSASLLREFKFSCLGKSVYDSNIVDHYHFFDVKNGKFHDIDPSLLSLSSQLPAEFQVSKTDILLTGNLIH
- the lpdA gene encoding dihydrolipoyl dehydrogenase; this translates as MPESYDLTVIGAGPGGYVAAIRGAQLGMNVCIVEKERPGGICLNWGCIPTKSLLESAHLLDKVYSAKEYGIELSNAKPDFPAIIRRSRNVADSMASGVEFLLNKNKIIRKKGSAVFKDSNTIWLPDTSKEEITSKHFILATGARARELPGLPFDGTAVLSSKTAMIQEKIPESLLIVGAGAIGVEFADFYSTMGTKVTLVEMIDQILPVEDKEISAFLEKSFVKRGIRVLTGVGVSNPSIENGKVKVLLKGKNLPESGEILETEKILVSIGLVPNTDSMNLEEIGVFLQKGFVKTDTQYKTSVPNIYAIGDCNGPPLLAHVASMEGIKAAEAISIQTGNPHLLNYLPINYDAIPGCTYCHPEVASVGFTEKKAIDMGYTISVGKFPFIASGRAKAMGDTGGFTKVIVDKSSGEILGAHLIGPGVTELLPAVALGITQELTAKEIASTIFAHPTLSETVMESFGAALGEAINL